The following coding sequences lie in one Thermosulfuriphilus ammonigenes genomic window:
- a CDS encoding cytochrome c3 family protein, translated as MKRKTFKSLLTLMGLILTLAFLSPPAEGKTTNALQLYPPLDKVWVDQSQIYIAGILQLPGTKEVKIEGVKVSSGETNVVPLKDGAFGVVITLKKGLNRVTIEAKGLKKEVQIFYAPKGEKPPAGFKRLYVHSLPTRLDCSECHPKRKGRLDFSLTLPVASNCTTGGCHQEIKEAPHLHGPLKNNECIQCHNPHGSSNRNQLVRQGRELCFICHEGTKAEFEQRVVHPPGKDDCLNCHDPHGSKMEFHLKGEGNVSSVCFQCHERRLFNRRYPHGPVADGECIACHNHHGSAYDHLLSAPLKGGKICLTCHEDRKEEFSMAHVHQPVAESCANCHDPHSSDYRYQLLKPSGQLCISCHKKLNPEVIATIKEAKYRHPSVEAGRCVDCHQPHTSNYEALLKDFEADLCFSCHKDLGREVRNAQYLHGPVQDGTCDACHNPHGSAFRRLLVRDFPPGFLTDYHPGKYDLCYSCHNKNVIEVKFTTVLTNFRDGNYNLHYAHVRRKNGNSCKACHAIHASNQPKHIREKTEYRGLRKELRFQLTDTGGSCLVGCHKERKTYDRKHPQFKHPAK; from the coding sequence ATGAAAAGAAAAACATTCAAAAGCCTTCTGACCTTGATGGGCCTCATTTTGACACTGGCATTTCTTTCCCCTCCAGCCGAGGGAAAGACCACCAACGCCCTCCAGCTCTATCCTCCCCTTGATAAGGTCTGGGTAGATCAGAGCCAGATCTACATCGCCGGAATTCTCCAATTGCCCGGGACAAAAGAGGTCAAGATAGAAGGGGTTAAGGTTTCTTCAGGGGAGACAAATGTTGTTCCCCTGAAAGACGGAGCCTTTGGGGTGGTTATCACCCTGAAGAAAGGCCTTAACCGGGTCACCATTGAGGCCAAGGGTTTAAAGAAAGAAGTCCAGATCTTTTACGCCCCCAAAGGGGAAAAACCGCCCGCAGGCTTTAAAAGGCTTTATGTTCACAGTCTTCCGACTCGCCTTGACTGTTCCGAATGCCATCCCAAAAGAAAAGGGCGGCTTGACTTTTCCCTCACCCTGCCGGTGGCCAGCAACTGCACCACCGGTGGATGTCACCAAGAGATAAAAGAAGCCCCTCATCTTCATGGACCTCTTAAGAACAACGAGTGTATTCAGTGCCACAACCCTCACGGGTCAAGTAATCGGAACCAGTTGGTCCGCCAGGGAAGGGAGCTTTGCTTCATCTGCCATGAGGGGACAAAGGCCGAATTTGAACAGCGGGTGGTTCACCCTCCCGGAAAGGATGACTGCCTCAATTGCCATGATCCCCACGGGTCCAAAATGGAGTTCCACCTCAAGGGTGAGGGCAATGTAAGTAGTGTCTGCTTTCAATGCCACGAAAGAAGGCTTTTTAACCGCCGCTACCCTCACGGCCCGGTAGCCGATGGGGAGTGTATCGCCTGCCACAATCATCACGGTTCGGCCTATGATCACCTGCTCTCTGCTCCGCTTAAAGGCGGCAAGATATGTCTCACCTGTCATGAAGACCGTAAAGAAGAATTCTCCATGGCCCATGTCCACCAACCGGTGGCGGAGAGCTGTGCCAATTGTCATGATCCTCATAGCTCCGACTATCGCTATCAGCTCCTTAAGCCCAGCGGGCAGCTATGCATCTCTTGCCATAAAAAGCTAAACCCTGAGGTTATCGCCACTATTAAGGAGGCCAAATACCGCCATCCTTCAGTAGAGGCCGGACGCTGTGTGGACTGTCACCAGCCACACACCTCCAATTATGAGGCCCTTCTTAAGGACTTTGAGGCCGACCTTTGCTTCTCCTGCCATAAGGATCTGGGGCGAGAGGTCCGCAACGCCCAATACCTTCATGGTCCGGTCCAGGATGGAACCTGTGATGCCTGCCATAATCCCCACGGGTCAGCCTTCAGGCGCCTTTTGGTGCGGGATTTCCCGCCGGGCTTTCTAACTGATTACCACCCTGGCAAGTACGATCTGTGCTACAGCTGTCACAATAAAAATGTCATCGAGGTCAAGTTCACCACTGTACTGACCAACTTCCGAGATGGAAATTATAACCTCCACTACGCCCACGTAAGGCGCAAAAACGGCAACTCCTGTAAGGCCTGCCATGCCATCCACGCCAGCAACCAGCCCAAACACATCCGTGAGAAGACAGAATATCGCGGTCTGCGGAAGGAGCTCCGTTTCCAGCTCACCGATACCGGAGGAAGCTGTCTGGTGGGCTGTCACAAGGAGAGGAAGACCTACGATCGGAAGCACCCCCAATTCAAACATCCGGCCAAGTAA
- a CDS encoding tetratricopeptide repeat protein yields the protein MIKRTIIPALTFAFLIGLLCWNTSFAFPFRSVEIGDPLPDITVVDFESGKKVSLAKLKGHPLVLIFWGADVPRKKKLTIKFFRELQQNLDFFENRGVVVLTINVQGDPPKVIRGVTVAAGLDLPVYLDSLQQAYSTLGLFVTPSVLIVDKDGRIAAGMGYARELIKRIQGEILVLTGEKTREEILAEFYPRSLKKSEREKKARLHFKLGLKMRRRGMKSAAIKEFQETIRFNPYFAPAYAQLGCLYLDLGRLKEAEGLIKKSLELDPNVVQAKICQALLRAARGDKEGALEDLNLLLLSNRRNPEIHYWMGILYQETGRLKLASKYFRKAYELLQETMGQGS from the coding sequence TTGATTAAAAGAACTATCATCCCGGCTCTGACTTTTGCTTTTCTGATCGGGCTACTCTGCTGGAACACCTCCTTTGCCTTTCCCTTCCGTTCGGTAGAGATCGGGGATCCGCTTCCAGACATTACGGTGGTGGACTTTGAAAGCGGCAAAAAGGTCTCTCTGGCCAAACTCAAGGGGCATCCTCTGGTCCTTATCTTCTGGGGAGCTGACGTCCCCCGAAAGAAGAAGCTGACCATCAAGTTCTTCCGAGAGCTCCAGCAAAATCTGGATTTTTTTGAAAACCGGGGGGTGGTAGTCCTGACCATTAACGTCCAGGGCGATCCCCCCAAGGTGATCCGAGGGGTAACTGTAGCCGCCGGGTTGGATCTGCCCGTCTATCTTGATAGCCTTCAGCAGGCTTATAGTACCCTGGGACTCTTTGTCACTCCCTCCGTCCTTATCGTCGATAAAGACGGCCGGATCGCCGCCGGCATGGGATATGCCCGAGAACTTATCAAAAGAATACAGGGCGAGATCCTGGTTCTTACCGGGGAGAAGACTCGAGAGGAGATCCTGGCCGAGTTTTACCCCCGCAGTCTTAAAAAATCCGAACGGGAAAAGAAGGCCCGTCTCCACTTTAAGTTAGGCCTCAAGATGCGCCGGCGGGGGATGAAAAGTGCCGCCATCAAGGAGTTTCAGGAAACCATCCGCTTTAATCCCTATTTTGCCCCGGCCTACGCCCAGCTGGGTTGTCTTTATCTGGACTTAGGACGTCTTAAAGAGGCCGAGGGGCTAATCAAGAAAAGTCTGGAACTCGACCCCAATGTGGTGCAGGCCAAGATCTGTCAGGCCCTGCTCCGGGCGGCTCGAGGAGACAAAGAAGGAGCCCTGGAGGATCTTAACCTTCTCCTCCTCAGTAATCGCCGCAATCCAGAGATACACTACTGGATGGGTATCCTTTATCAAGAAACCGGTCGGCTAAAGCTGGCCTCTAAATATTTCCGCAAGGCCTATGAGCTACTTCAGGAAACCATGGGGCAGGGAAGTTAA
- a CDS encoding sigma-54-dependent transcriptional regulator, with product MANESILVVDDSEAVLSSISETLLAQGYEVDMARDGEEAIKKIDSRFYDLVLTDLSMPKRGGMEVLKHVRESCPETMCVIITGFGTIRNAVEAIKLGAFDYLTKPVKTDEILIVIERALEWRDLKRENQALKTQLRAQYRFDRIIGKSERMQEVFRMIERVAATDSTVLILGESGTGKELIANAIHYASDRREGPFIPVNCGAIPDELLESELFGHEKGAFTHAIRTRIGRFELANKGTIFLDEIAEMSPRLQVKLLRVLQDRAFERVGGVKTIKVDIRIIAATNQDLEKMVREGRFREDLYYRLNVIPIHVPPLRERKSDIPLLVQAFLERFSNKRGRRSTMRITDEALGCLMRYHWPGNVRELENLIERLVILCPSDTITVKDLPDYILGQVDTPEASPEIEIPDEGISLSAAVSEFERKLIIQALNKTGWVKNRAAQLLRVNRTTLIEKMKKQKLYGPPKVSRASNN from the coding sequence ATGGCCAACGAATCCATCCTGGTCGTTGATGATTCCGAGGCAGTTCTTTCCAGTATCTCGGAGACCCTTCTCGCCCAGGGCTATGAGGTGGACATGGCCCGGGATGGGGAAGAGGCCATCAAGAAAATCGATTCTCGTTTTTATGATTTAGTCCTTACAGATCTCTCTATGCCCAAACGGGGAGGGATGGAGGTTCTTAAACATGTTCGGGAGAGTTGCCCCGAGACGATGTGCGTTATAATTACCGGCTTCGGCACCATTCGTAACGCGGTAGAAGCCATAAAACTGGGTGCCTTTGATTATCTTACCAAGCCTGTCAAGACGGATGAGATCCTAATCGTTATCGAACGGGCCCTGGAGTGGCGAGATCTTAAGCGGGAGAATCAGGCCCTTAAGACCCAGCTTAGAGCCCAGTATCGTTTTGACCGCATCATTGGCAAAAGTGAGCGCATGCAAGAGGTCTTCCGAATGATCGAGCGGGTAGCGGCCACGGATTCAACCGTTCTTATCCTCGGCGAGTCCGGGACCGGTAAAGAGCTTATTGCCAACGCCATCCATTACGCCAGCGATCGTCGAGAGGGGCCGTTTATTCCTGTAAACTGTGGAGCTATTCCCGATGAGCTTCTGGAAAGTGAGCTCTTTGGCCATGAAAAGGGGGCCTTTACCCATGCCATAAGGACTAGAATTGGCCGCTTTGAGCTGGCCAATAAGGGGACCATCTTTCTGGACGAGATTGCCGAAATGAGCCCCCGACTCCAGGTAAAGTTACTTCGGGTCCTCCAGGATCGAGCCTTTGAACGTGTTGGGGGGGTAAAGACCATCAAGGTTGATATCCGAATTATTGCCGCCACCAACCAAGACCTTGAGAAAATGGTTCGCGAGGGCCGTTTTCGGGAAGACCTTTACTATCGCCTTAATGTCATTCCCATCCACGTCCCCCCACTCCGGGAGAGGAAAAGCGATATTCCTCTTCTGGTTCAGGCCTTCCTGGAGCGTTTCTCTAATAAGAGGGGCCGGCGGTCTACCATGCGGATTACCGATGAGGCTCTGGGTTGCCTTATGCGCTATCACTGGCCGGGTAACGTACGGGAGCTGGAAAATCTCATCGAGCGCTTAGTGATTCTCTGCCCTTCGGATACCATTACGGTTAAGGATCTGCCAGACTACATTCTCGGCCAGGTTGACACCCCGGAGGCCTCACCGGAAATAGAAATCCCAGATGAAGGGATCAGTCTTTCGGCGGCGGTGAGCGAATTCGAGCGAAAGCTGATTATTCAGGCCCTCAATAAAACCGGGTGGGTCAAAAACCGGGCCGCTCAACTCTTGCGGGTTAATCGCACTACCCTCATCGAAAAGATGAAAAAGCAAAAACTATACGGTCCCCCCAAGGTCAGTCGGGCGTCAAACAATTGA
- a CDS encoding tetratricopeptide repeat protein, with translation MLKSLSFAVFCLLFLASGARAQSPYLLLAEVKEQYNQGHLDTALVICDRLLGMPIDEPLLEEALFLKAYILADKGETEEAKKVLKEAVGKFPDSHHLPRAYFYLARIFKAEGDWSSALGYLRLIRKHYPESEVTPEAALLEADLLLEKRRYRMAEELLNWLIQRARERPAVVAQAAVKLLDLYHQLGREAEIGRLLGRLGPLDRLYSYAPDILYWQGYVAYREGRVAEAQRLWLRYVNLAPDSPRIRRVFYLLAEMARESRDVIKARQFYAYVASTWPASKEAVLAKFRLFQLKKNFYAFFGGPTPQDIGVILPVLSMICEKWPDDPVVHEVWPLRIELVLKQKGPRVALELSWEFLSRYPESPGLKEALFWINRSLVAYDRLFLSQKNYLGLLNYHWEHLDLISKVRSPEHWYLVGEAYKGLDLYPQARRAYARAWELKPDPALTPDVMASWAEVLTSSGELEAAAALIEDLLDKNPRYRSSPAILALRGRLALRERRFGLARELLLEAMSKSADLESKLRLWPLLVEATIGAADFKALERLFSRVPKNFPQKRLLLLLKAAGQQALSSGEVPFALDIYEKALKLQPDDPELLWYQALCFERLGQEAAAEEVWQKLSSLETQPYKELAQAMLKARELVDRARWEVL, from the coding sequence ATGCTGAAGTCCCTTTCTTTTGCTGTATTTTGTCTCCTTTTTTTGGCCTCTGGGGCCAGGGCTCAATCCCCGTATCTCCTTCTGGCCGAGGTCAAGGAGCAGTACAATCAGGGTCATTTAGACACGGCTCTGGTGATTTGTGACCGTCTTTTAGGGATGCCCATCGATGAGCCCCTTTTGGAAGAGGCCCTCTTCCTTAAAGCCTACATTCTGGCGGACAAGGGAGAGACCGAAGAGGCCAAAAAGGTTCTCAAGGAGGCTGTGGGAAAGTTTCCCGACAGCCATCATCTTCCTCGAGCCTATTTCTATCTGGCCAGAATCTTCAAGGCCGAAGGCGATTGGAGCTCGGCTCTAGGGTATCTTCGCCTCATAAGGAAACATTATCCCGAAAGTGAGGTAACCCCTGAGGCCGCCCTCCTTGAGGCCGATCTTCTTTTGGAAAAGCGGCGCTACCGAATGGCTGAAGAGCTTCTCAACTGGCTCATCCAGAGGGCCAGAGAGAGACCAGCTGTGGTGGCTCAGGCGGCAGTTAAACTCCTTGATCTTTACCATCAATTGGGCCGGGAGGCCGAAATAGGGCGTTTGCTTGGCCGCTTAGGCCCCTTAGATAGGCTCTACTCCTATGCCCCGGATATTCTCTACTGGCAGGGATATGTGGCCTATCGTGAGGGTCGGGTAGCCGAAGCCCAGCGTCTTTGGTTGCGATACGTCAACCTGGCTCCAGACAGCCCGAGGATAAGAAGGGTCTTTTACCTTCTGGCCGAGATGGCCCGAGAAAGTCGGGATGTCATTAAGGCCAGGCAGTTTTATGCCTATGTAGCCTCCACCTGGCCGGCCTCAAAGGAGGCTGTTTTAGCCAAGTTTCGGCTTTTCCAGCTCAAGAAAAACTTTTACGCTTTCTTCGGAGGGCCGACTCCCCAGGACATTGGGGTAATCCTGCCTGTGCTTTCCATGATCTGTGAAAAGTGGCCCGATGACCCTGTAGTCCACGAGGTCTGGCCGTTGAGGATCGAGCTGGTCCTCAAACAGAAAGGCCCCCGGGTAGCCCTGGAGCTTTCCTGGGAGTTTCTCAGTCGGTATCCGGAAAGCCCCGGCCTCAAGGAAGCCCTTTTCTGGATCAATCGCTCTTTAGTTGCCTATGATCGGCTTTTTCTTTCCCAAAAAAACTACCTGGGGCTTCTCAACTATCATTGGGAGCATTTGGATCTTATCTCCAAGGTTAGATCCCCTGAGCACTGGTATCTGGTAGGTGAGGCCTACAAGGGCCTTGATCTTTATCCTCAGGCCCGGAGGGCCTATGCCAGGGCCTGGGAGCTCAAACCCGATCCGGCTCTGACTCCAGATGTGATGGCCTCTTGGGCCGAGGTTCTGACCTCCTCAGGGGAGCTTGAGGCGGCGGCCGCCCTTATCGAGGATCTCCTGGATAAAAATCCGCGTTATCGGTCTTCACCGGCCATTTTGGCCTTAAGGGGAAGATTAGCCCTGAGGGAGAGACGCTTTGGTCTGGCTCGCGAACTCCTCCTTGAGGCCATGAGTAAGAGTGCCGACCTTGAGTCCAAGTTGCGCCTCTGGCCTCTTCTGGTAGAGGCCACCATTGGAGCGGCCGATTTTAAGGCCTTAGAGAGACTTTTTTCCCGGGTTCCCAAGAACTTTCCCCAAAAAAGACTTCTTCTCCTACTGAAGGCCGCTGGTCAGCAGGCTTTAAGCTCTGGGGAGGTTCCTTTTGCTTTGGATATCTATGAGAAGGCCCTCAAACTCCAGCCTGATGATCCGGAACTGCTTTGGTATCAAGCCCTCTGCTTTGAGCGTCTGGGCCAGGAGGCTGCTGCTGAGGAGGTCTGGCAGAAACTCTCGTCCTTAGAGACCCAGCCCTATAAGGAGCTGGCCCAGGCCATGTTAAAGGCCCGGGAGCTGGTGGATCGGGCCCGGTGGGAGGTCCTCTGA
- a CDS encoding sigma-54-dependent transcriptional regulator, translating into MAGIRVLIVDDDPDLRELLSASLREAGYHPLTAATAREALEVISGSNGGLGAVVADLKMPGEDGLWLLERVKERWPRTPIIILTGYGSVESAVRAMKAGASDFLLKPCSTKLLLKVLEKSLTSGPGRPLLPEAPELLTNDPKMFAILERIKLVAESKATVLIQGESGTGKELVACLIHRLSDRRSGPFVAVNCAAIPENLLEAELFGYEKGAFTGAQTRKPGKFELAHQGTLLLDEVSEMALPLQAKLLRAIQEGEIDRLGGHRPVKVDVRIVATTNRNMEAYVQEGRFREDLYFRLNVIPLKIPPLRERPGDIPLLAEHFARLFARAYGRPFEGFAPGVMDFLKGLPWPGNVRELKNAIERAVLLSREGVITLGALFPDDLPETQTDDKDQDSKLPLKTLKELEQEMIIRALEASGGNRTKAAEILGISVRTLRNKLQELRSQGIQL; encoded by the coding sequence ATGGCTGGTATTCGAGTCCTGATAGTAGATGACGATCCCGACTTGAGAGAACTCCTCAGTGCCTCTCTGAGGGAGGCCGGATATCATCCCCTTACGGCGGCAACGGCCCGGGAGGCTTTAGAGGTAATCAGCGGGTCTAACGGCGGGCTGGGAGCGGTAGTAGCCGACCTTAAAATGCCCGGTGAAGACGGGCTCTGGCTCTTGGAGAGGGTCAAAGAGCGCTGGCCCCGGACCCCGATTATCATTCTTACCGGCTACGGTTCGGTGGAGTCGGCGGTCCGGGCCATGAAGGCCGGGGCCAGTGATTTTCTTTTAAAACCGTGCTCCACCAAACTCCTTCTAAAGGTGCTGGAAAAGTCTCTAACCTCAGGCCCTGGTCGGCCTCTCCTCCCTGAGGCCCCCGAGCTACTGACTAACGATCCCAAGATGTTTGCCATCCTGGAACGGATCAAACTGGTGGCCGAGAGTAAGGCTACAGTGCTCATTCAGGGGGAATCGGGCACTGGTAAGGAGCTGGTGGCCTGTCTTATTCACCGCTTAAGTGACCGGCGCTCTGGACCTTTTGTGGCCGTTAACTGCGCCGCTATCCCGGAAAATCTTCTGGAAGCTGAGCTCTTCGGCTATGAGAAGGGGGCCTTCACCGGCGCCCAGACCCGTAAGCCCGGCAAGTTCGAGCTGGCCCATCAGGGGACCCTCCTTTTGGACGAGGTCAGCGAGATGGCCCTTCCTTTGCAAGCCAAACTTCTACGGGCCATCCAGGAAGGAGAGATAGACCGTTTGGGGGGACACAGACCGGTGAAGGTTGATGTCCGCATCGTGGCCACCACCAACCGAAATATGGAAGCCTATGTCCAGGAGGGACGATTCCGGGAGGATCTTTATTTCCGGCTCAATGTGATTCCGCTAAAGATTCCTCCTCTAAGAGAACGCCCCGGAGATATTCCCCTTTTGGCCGAGCACTTTGCCCGTCTGTTTGCCCGGGCTTATGGCCGGCCCTTTGAGGGGTTTGCTCCAGGAGTGATGGATTTTTTAAAAGGTCTTCCCTGGCCGGGTAACGTGCGGGAGCTGAAAAACGCCATCGAGCGGGCGGTTCTCCTTTCTCGGGAAGGGGTTATCACCCTGGGGGCCCTGTTTCCCGACGATCTTCCTGAGACCCAGACTGATGATAAAGACCAGGACAGCAAGCTACCCCTTAAGACACTCAAGGAGCTTGAACAGGAGATGATTATCCGGGCCCTTGAGGCCTCAGGGGGTAACAGAACCAAGGCCGCTGAGATTTTGGGAATCAGCGTCCGCACTTTGAGAAACAAACTTCAGGAGCTGAGAAGTCAGGGAATTCAGCTTTAA
- the flgB gene encoding flagellar basal body rod protein FlgB produces MKGLFGQTIRLIEKSLDVRLKRHEVISANLANLDTPAYRRKDLPFEKALEAALGKWPPLARTNPRHLPTPEAAEESPWMALEEDEYLPPDRGTPNNVDLDEEVAKLMRNHLLYQSTIQSLIKEFELLREAITEGGKSP; encoded by the coding sequence ATGAAGGGCCTCTTCGGTCAGACCATCAGATTGATTGAAAAATCCCTAGATGTTCGTCTTAAAAGGCATGAGGTTATCTCGGCCAACCTGGCCAACCTAGACACTCCGGCCTATCGGCGCAAAGATCTCCCCTTCGAGAAGGCCCTGGAGGCAGCTCTGGGAAAGTGGCCACCACTGGCCCGAACCAACCCTCGACATCTGCCAACCCCGGAGGCGGCGGAAGAGAGCCCCTGGATGGCCCTGGAGGAGGACGAATATCTTCCTCCAGATCGGGGAACCCCTAATAACGTTGATCTTGACGAAGAGGTGGCCAAGCTTATGCGCAACCACCTCCTTTATCAATCTACCATTCAGTCTCTTATCAAGGAGTTTGAACTCTTAAGAGAGGCCATTACCGAAGGAGGGAAGAGTCCATGA
- the flgC gene encoding flagellar basal body rod protein FlgC — translation MKLLTALKLAADGMAAQRVRLNITSMNLANASTTRTLEGGPYRAKSVVFVAKPLKDFASSLDEALETVQVKEVVDDPSPFKEVYDPGHPDADERGIVLYPNVNVMEEMVDMLSAAGAYQANLTVISITKSMALKALDIVR, via the coding sequence ATGAAGCTTCTTACAGCCCTTAAACTAGCGGCAGATGGTATGGCCGCCCAGCGGGTGCGCCTGAATATCACCTCGATGAACCTGGCCAATGCCAGCACCACCCGAACCCTTGAGGGAGGGCCATATCGAGCCAAAAGCGTGGTCTTTGTGGCCAAGCCCCTTAAGGATTTTGCCTCCAGTCTGGATGAGGCCCTGGAGACGGTCCAGGTGAAGGAGGTTGTCGATGATCCAAGCCCCTTCAAAGAGGTCTATGATCCTGGTCATCCCGATGCCGACGAAAGGGGAATTGTCCTTTATCCCAACGTCAACGTTATGGAGGAGATGGTAGATATGCTCTCAGCAGCCGGGGCCTATCAGGCCAATTTGACAGTCATCTCCATCACCAAGTCCATGGCCCTTAAGGCCCTAGATATTGTGCGTTAG
- the fliE gene encoding flagellar hook-basal body complex protein FliE, which yields MEIKAIKPEVVFQEVKEPKDRPLELGREFSGLLKDYLSRVNVAHLEAESKVADLASGKEADIVGTMISLAKADLKFRLLLQTRNRVLSAYEEIMRMQL from the coding sequence ATGGAGATAAAGGCCATAAAGCCGGAAGTGGTCTTTCAAGAGGTTAAAGAGCCAAAAGATCGGCCCCTTGAGCTGGGAAGGGAGTTCTCCGGCCTTCTTAAAGACTATCTCTCCAGGGTCAACGTGGCCCACCTTGAGGCCGAGTCCAAGGTGGCCGATCTGGCCTCGGGAAAAGAGGCTGATATTGTTGGCACCATGATCAGCCTGGCCAAGGCCGACCTCAAGTTTCGTCTTCTGCTTCAGACCAGGAACCGGGTTCTTTCGGCCTATGAGGAGATCATGAGGATGCAGCTCTAA
- the fliF gene encoding flagellar basal-body MS-ring/collar protein FliF — translation MANLDPKQALEQLKGLYQSLDRRQKILGAALLLVTIGGLVALIFLTNQPEYRVLYKGLAQEDAAEIISWLKKEKVPYRLADGGATIKVPADRVYELRLQLASSGLPRGGGPGFELFDRRSLGTTEFVQHLNYQRALQGELARTISELEAVEEARVHLATPKESLFIEEEKEPTAAVVLKLKRGASLSRQEVKGIVHLVSHAVPGLKPENVTVVDSTGKVLYQAENPEEQLTQRQVAYRKTLENYYRQKIESMLSEVLGPGKAIARVSVDLDFDREIVSQEAYDPDAAAIRSEQLTSETKVNQTEGGVPGVKGALDKKLEGNLGAKGGETRYQKSSAIKNYEISRVSRKREVRPGRIKRVSVAVLIDGTYEEVPAEDGKGKVKKYVPRSLEELAQFEKIVKGAIGYDPDRGDRVEVVSVPFQMEEERKAATPMWLEVAHRLSRPLLNLVLIVLFFVIVVRPLLKSFLKRMEPEPLPAEGPQALEGEGPEEIESEEPTALPRDLAISIVHSQPERAAILVRKWLAEEMIEEALEKETKKKA, via the coding sequence ATGGCCAATCTAGATCCAAAACAGGCCCTGGAACAGCTCAAAGGTCTTTACCAGTCTTTAGATCGCCGCCAGAAGATTTTGGGGGCGGCCCTCTTGCTGGTTACCATCGGAGGGCTGGTTGCTCTCATCTTCTTGACCAACCAGCCCGAATATCGGGTCCTTTACAAGGGCCTGGCCCAGGAAGATGCGGCTGAGATCATCTCCTGGCTAAAAAAAGAAAAGGTCCCCTATCGGTTGGCAGATGGCGGGGCCACCATCAAGGTTCCCGCAGATCGGGTCTATGAGCTTCGGCTTCAGCTGGCTAGCTCCGGTCTCCCCCGCGGGGGAGGTCCCGGGTTTGAACTTTTTGATCGTCGCAGTTTGGGGACCACGGAATTTGTCCAGCATCTTAATTATCAGCGGGCCCTCCAGGGAGAGTTGGCCCGGACCATTTCAGAGCTGGAAGCGGTAGAAGAGGCCCGGGTCCACTTGGCCACCCCCAAGGAAAGCCTCTTTATTGAAGAGGAGAAAGAGCCCACCGCCGCTGTGGTTCTTAAACTCAAAAGAGGGGCCTCTCTTAGTCGTCAGGAGGTAAAGGGTATCGTTCATCTGGTCTCTCACGCGGTCCCCGGTCTTAAGCCCGAAAACGTTACCGTGGTGGATTCAACCGGCAAAGTTCTCTATCAGGCTGAGAACCCTGAAGAACAGCTGACCCAGCGACAGGTAGCCTATCGGAAGACCCTGGAGAACTATTATCGCCAAAAGATAGAGAGCATGCTCTCAGAGGTTCTCGGCCCGGGTAAGGCTATTGCCCGGGTCTCGGTGGATCTTGACTTTGATCGAGAGATTGTCAGCCAAGAGGCATATGATCCTGATGCTGCGGCGATACGAAGTGAGCAACTAACCAGTGAGACCAAGGTCAACCAAACCGAGGGAGGAGTTCCCGGGGTCAAGGGGGCCCTGGACAAAAAACTGGAGGGAAACCTGGGAGCTAAGGGAGGCGAGACCAGGTATCAGAAGTCCTCGGCCATCAAAAACTATGAGATCAGCCGGGTGAGCCGAAAGAGGGAGGTCAGGCCAGGAAGGATCAAGCGGGTCTCGGTAGCCGTCCTTATTGACGGCACTTACGAGGAAGTTCCCGCTGAGGACGGCAAAGGCAAGGTCAAAAAATATGTTCCTCGCAGTCTTGAGGAACTGGCCCAGTTTGAAAAGATTGTTAAAGGGGCCATCGGCTATGACCCCGACCGAGGAGACAGGGTAGAGGTGGTCAGTGTCCCCTTCCAGATGGAGGAGGAAAGAAAGGCTGCCACTCCCATGTGGTTGGAGGTGGCCCACAGGCTGTCCCGTCCTCTGCTCAACCTGGTCCTTATTGTTCTTTTCTTTGTCATTGTCGTCCGGCCCCTGCTCAAGAGCTTCCTTAAGCGAATGGAGCCCGAGCCCCTGCCGGCTGAAGGTCCTCAGGCCCTGGAGGGAGAAGGGCCCGAAGAGATCGAGTCTGAAGAGCCTACGGCTCTACCGCGGGATCTGGCCATCAGTATCGTGCACAGCCAGCCTGAACGGGCCGCCATTTTGGTCCGAAAATGGTTGGCCGAGGAAATGATCGAAGAGGCCCTGGAAAAAGAGACCAAAAAGAAGGCCTGA